The segment GACGTCAGCCGCAGTTTCTGAGAACTCGTCTGGACTTCCTGAGAAAATCGCATGTGTCCTAGCACCAGTTGTCTGActgcctctctgtgtgtctgtttatAACATATCTCTTCCTGTTAaaccaggggtgctcagactttttcagtatgtgagctacttttaaaatgatcgtgtctgaaagatctaccacctaatacaaaaatgttaaacatatatttatttgtaaatgtattatgaattcttacatgtacagtgcattttgatgtactttgcacaacgtcatgagataatactgcacaacacaattgaacttcttacatgttcataattacttgattgatgattactgctctgatgacttgcactgaatgtaatcggtgagggatgcatagtttgggcagtagcttctgacagccaggagtaaaataatTCACATAAAAGATTGAACACATTTTGTAGTGTTTTAATGCTTTAAGATAAAAACTAAGTGGTCTTCCCTGTTTTATTTCTCATGATGTAATCAGCTGGACAAGTTACCACTCCTGACAAGGCCTGGATACTGGCAAATATGGAATAGAACAGTGACGGCTACCACAGACTTGTATTGACACTTTCTTATCTGTATCCACAGGAGATCCGTAACCAAGCCAGCGAATATCCTTACAAAGTTGCAAAATTTCCAGTGAATCGTAATTTGAACCGCTACAGAGATGTGAGCCCATGTGAGTTCCATGATGAGTAAATAAACTTTACTGTGcatttctgtgtctctctctcaccctgtgATCTGTCTTATGGTCTACAGATGACCACAGTCGAGTAAAACTTGAAAGTTCTGAAAATGATTACATCAATGCAAGTTTGATCATGATGGAAGAAGCCCAAAGAGCTTACATTCTTTCTCAGGTATTGgtatttttctgtgtaaaatacaaCTAGTGTAAAATACAACTAGTCAGAATTGCAAGTGTCCAACATTTTCCAAACAtattaatttaatgtattttgtttctcCAGGGTCCTTTGAGGAATACATGTGGTCATTTTTGGCTCATGATATGGGAGCAGTGTACAAAGGCTGTCATAATGCTCAACAGAATAATTGAAAAGGGAACAGTAAGTCTTTATGTCTTATTTTCCCTTTTTTACAATTCAATATAATTGCATCTAATTTAGTTAGTCCATATTGCATACCTTCACTGCAATAGCGCACAACATTGCCCATTTAAAGGCTGCACTAAAAGTGAAATTGCCATTAAAAAGCATTAAGCTAGTGATTAATTAGCTTAACTAATgataataaattatttaaattaaatttctGAAACTATAAGCATTAAGCCAAATTAGGCTTTaagagtgttttgtttgttttttcttttactgaaaATAATCCCTTGTGGATTACTTATTACATAGCTGCTGTGCCTTTAAACAATGGGGAAAATGTATGCAAAATTCACTTAAGGAACTGAAACCGGCTTTGGTTTGTGGGTTGCTTACCGAAGCTTGAGACATATGGGCCATTTGCAAATATGCCTCTCCAGTTACTTACCCCATATTTTAATTTCCACCATGTAAGATTTTAGCGAACAAAgtgtactaaaataaaagcatttatttaattatagatCTTTTTATTGCATTAAGATGCATCCTTATATTGCGGATGGGCATCTTCTTAGAGCTAACACATAACTTTTCTGAGGAATGGCCTAATTATCCTAATTTGATAGCCACAGCTGTTCTCACTGAACTGGGAAGTCAATTCTACAGATTTTGATTACCATTTTAGTTGGTTAGTcagtcattttgtgttttaaatgttgtatGCGTTAACGGTACAGCTGAATCAAGACTCTCTGATGTACAcaatactttatatattttttatattatacattTCAGTTTCACTCCAGCCTTTGTTATTAAATATATACGcataaaaaatatgatatatataAGTTGTCCTTTTCGAGGTAAGAGATCTGCTACAATACTAGAGTCTTGTTTTTCGCTTGTTTTGATATGTAAATACTGATGCTTTTAAAGGTTATCCGGGTTTCACCATAGTTTGCCTTTTACAGGAAAAGTGTGCACAGTACTGGCCAACCCCAAAAGACAGAGAAATGCCTTTCCCTGATACGGGGTTTGTTGTCCACTTGATCTCAGAGGAGGTTCAAAGCTGTTACACAATCCGAGTGCTGGAACTGCAGAACACAAAGGTGAGCTCTCCTGTGAAGTCTGCCAAGTCTGTTTATCAAgtgcatcatcatcataatcataatcgcACAAAATTGGTATGCCTCCTTATTTGTCATAGACTGGGGAATCCCGGGAGATCTACCACTTTCACTACACCTCGTGGCCTGACTTTGGAGTGCCAGAGTCTCCGGGTTCTTTCCTGGACTTCCTCTTCCGGGTCAGACAGTCCGGATCTCTAGGGCCTCAGCATGGGCCCTCTGTAGTGCACTGCAGTGCTGGAATTGGACGCTCGGGAACCTTCGCCTTAGTGGATACCTGTCTTGTCCtggtgagtgagagagaagggtgGGGAATGGTTACCAAAGGGCAAATCTTGCGTAATttaagaaagggagagagattcATGTTTTGgcaggaattttttttttttttataatatgtgTAATGTTTCTCTCTAATAAGGAGTGGAGTTATGACATGTTGATTAGAAAAAGATAtcagaaaaaatgtgtatgttcAAAGTAATAACATAACTTAACCTGATTTGCAGTGATTTCTCATTGTAAAGCAAATATTACATAGTGAAAACCATTGGATGTTTGAAGTTCAGAACAATATCAATATATATTAAGATACAATGTAGCTTTAGTTCCATTTCTATTATGCtactttcatttaatttagTAGTATTGTTTaatagtatttattttgataactAAATGAAATTGCTTTCACAACAGTTAGTGAGTACTACTTCTAAATTCAACCTCTGCTGTGACCTGCATTTATTTCAACTGAAGACACTGGCAAATTGTTGTCAAACTGTCCTATAGATGGGTGTGGTGTAAGAATGGGTCAGTTCCTCTCACACTGTTCTGAGATTCTGGTGGGAAAGGCCACTTAATACCAACAATTAAATCTCAAATGGCGTGGTTTGTTTTGTCGTGCAGCAGATCAGATGAAATGTACATTGGGTTTTCACAGGAATTGTTGTAGTGATCTGCCATCACAGccacaataaaaatgcaaaaaagaaaattgcCAGTGCATTACTCAATTGCTATTTATACTATACTTTTAGTGGATTTACTGATCTAAAATCTATTTGTAAGCTATTGTGGCATATGTGCTCCACTGGTAATGTCTTCGAAGTCAAGAGCTTGCATATCTCTTTTAAGAAGTAAAACGAGactgaatttaaaaataatccTACAATCCTTTGGCTCACACCTTGCCATAATTGTCTGGTACTGAGTGTAAAGAATTATTTAAGTGTTTGTCTTTCCCTACTGTTTTGTAAATAAGATGATGTGCTTCTAGATGGATAAGAGACAGGATCCCTCATCGGTGGACATTCAAAAGGTGCTGCTGGACATGAGAGAATACCGCATGGGCCTAATCCAGACTGCAGACCAGCTCCGCTTCTCGTACATGGCTGTCATTGAGGGAGCAAAGATTATTCTGCCAAACACTTTCACTCTGGTAAGTATCTCAGTCTGTAGAAGTCGGTGATGTCATCTGTCTAAACAATTGGCTTTTTAGTCCCCACATTGTTGTATAAAAGTTGGTGTGTTGGCCCTTTTTCATCATTTCTTTTCCTCATATAGGAGTTAAGTATGTAAATGTGGTTCTGTGAATCATGGATACAAAATGCAAAGTGATTGAaaatttacacagacattatttaGGAGATTGGAACGCTGGGGGGTCGCAACTCAGGAACAGTTGCAATTCATGGATGGTTGCGATTCAGGAGCCCATGGTGGTCCCGAGCCCATAGCAGCGGTCTCTATTTCCAGTGTAGCACACATCTGCAACCCCAAACTAAATGTAATGAGATGTTGCAACATGGAATAAAAAGTGAAACTTCCTTAGCCCTGTTATCTCCATCCATACTGTGCCAAGCCTACACAGCCTGGACCCAAAAGTCTATGGAAAAGAGACTTATGGTTGAGGCATAAGTACATATGGGCTTTTCAACCTTTTTGGTGAACAAGGTTTGCTGTATGTTCTGTTGACACCGTTTATTGGTTATTCCACATAGAAAGAAAAGTTGATTTCCACAAATGACTTGGAGCCAGATTTCtcgcctccacctcctccacccagACCTCATCACACGTTTAAAGACAGCAAGTCCAACGGCCAGCCCAGGACCTGTGTAGAGCCACAGAAGAACCAGAGGGGTAGTGACACTGAAGGAGAGCCGGCAAGGCAAGACAACAGCATAACCGACAACTCTGGGCAgtaagtaaaatgataaatttGCTGAATTTGCTGTTGAAACCGTGAACCataatcattatttatttcGTCATTTGTAGTCTACGAAAGCGGCAGCGAGAGGAGCGCATTGCCGGCACTGCACAGAAGATCCAGCAGATGAAACAAAGACTGACAGATtcggagaagaagaaggagagctGGGCTTACTGGAGACCCATCCTGTTGAATGTCGGGGCAGGGGCAGCTGTGGCGTTGGGTCTGCTGGTTTGTTGGATCTACTCCCAGTGAGACGCCTCTGTTACATAAAAGTGACTCTAAATTTGCACCTGTACCTTATATTTTGGGTACATCTCTTCATAGATTTAGATGGTAATATGTGCGAGGGTATTTatttcttgaggtcaaaatgcgGAAGCGCTAGATcaagtgagtgtgtgtatatttttaatgtaagaTCTTCTCAGAATCTCAGGATCTTGGTGCCAGCACGATGATTTTGTTTTCTCCTTGTCACTGTCGATTCACGTACTGTATGATAGAAATGGCTTTAAAGGCTAAGGTGCAGTACAGGCAATGTCTaagatttatttttgcatttatcaGATGTGCACTCATCTGTGGACATGTTTTACATTTCAGAATGACATTTTGTTGACTGTCACAAAATTCAGCTATGGCATTTATTTAGCATATTACTTTTtggaatgatttatttttttctgagcaCCACTTGTTCTTCCATTCAATGTTCAACATTCAACAATGGCGTGTCCCGTAATGGctagagaaatatatttttgtgtaacCTCATATTTCATAGGGTATGGCCTTGGTTCATATTTCAATCTGCTGagatgaaaacattttattttctgtcattttgagCATGTTATTGTCACAAAGTATCTCACTGTTTTTGTGTGCGTTTACCCACTGGctgggtttgtttgtgtgtattaACAGGTGATCCCACTTTTTGTTCTCAAACCACAGCAGATGAGTTTGTTGTTCATAGAGAATCCTTGAGGAATGTATTTGCTGTTTAATCTTTAATACGACCTGCGCATGCATCACAGTGTGAAACTAGTTGTTATTTTAACCATTGTTTCACAGTTCACCCAGTTGGCTTTCATTCAACAGGGACCAAGATATCTAAAGTttcaagaaagaaagaacagcAAACTCAGAAGTGTACATCATTTTCCTGTTTGGAGGAGATTTTAATGTGCCTTTTAAATTACATGAATGAAATGGTGTGGCTCCAAAGTACCGTAGAGTAAAGGCATAAGCCAAGATGCATTGGTATACCTGGCAATATGAAGATTGTTGATGTACACCAAATATGTCTCTAATAAGCACTGATTCTTGATTATAGAAAGATGTTAACTACCTTTTTCTCATATCAGGcttcaacaaaaatatattttaaccaATTCATTCCAGTCATTTTGGGTTTCCGCATCAAATTTCATAGCAGTTTTACAGACTGCTCAGCTGAATTGAGAACTTAATGTGATATAACATGGTGTTTTgagaaattataaataaaacctTAAATCTTTTATAACCAAACCATGATTGTTCCTTTAGTCTGTGTGAAGTGTATGGAGCCATCTCTTGCTTTGCTAAATGCTCACCTTTCTGTTTGTGTTCTATATAAgtcataatttaatttaatggtTTAATCGATGCAGGCAGTCTGGAGTCCTCTCCAAACTGATTTCTGGAATTGATTCAATTTTCTTGAAGAGGCCTTGCTTATGTTGTATTGACTCCAGCACTAATTTCATTACATTTGTAGAACACATTAAGCTACAAGTAGCAATAGCCCACAGTGTGTGACAAGTCTTTGTTACTGCCGTAGACTATATATAGGGTTACTACCTGGAAAGTGGAAACTTCTACTACTGGAAACTACTACTTACTTCGGCACAAAATTGAATTATACCCACAACATCTGATTACTTGAGGCCTAGTGTTTATTCTACTACTGTGAAGCAGTCAGGAAGCCcatattatttttaaaccaaaGCTATATAACAAAGTGTATTATTGCGATAATATCTAATTAAGACTTAGTATTAGTTTGGAGACATTGCTACTTGCTATTTTATGTTTAACTTTGGGTCGGTTTTGTTAAGGTTCTGCAAGTAGCACATATTTATGGACAAGAACCTAGAACTACAGAAAGGTCCTTCGCTTGTAGTCTGGACCAGAGCCTAACAATAGCTGTCCTGAAATatgcataaataaaactgtacaaacaCACAATCAAATAATAAAGAGATCttctaaattaaatgaaaaaaaaaatatggtaaTATCCTTTTTGTGATAATTGCCTGAAATATAGGTCTTTTTAGCCTGTTTTCCTTGTAAACTGGTTACATTCTATCAGGCATCGATGTAGCCACGCTCCCGCGTCTCTTTCCGCCACCGTTTAAACCGGGTGCCGTTTGTTGTCAGTTGTTGTTGCACAAAAGAGTTATTTATTTGCtccaaaatgcattgaaaataaACGAATAAAGCAGGTATTAAAGACGGGACGATAACTTGTTAGTGTTTTATGCACTTGAATTTTGCACATTTACCTTGCCAAGTCTATTCTAGTAGCTAGTTGTCATGTCCCTACCTCCAGAGAAGGCACCCGAGCTGAAGCAAATCATACACAACCATTTGATGAAGGTAAACAATTTAtatgctttattttattatttttatgcgTGTTTGATTTGGAATGAAATGATCTTGTGTTGTTACGTTTGTGTGCCTTCTGTGCTAGTTTAGGCTTAGCATCGTTTTGATCACAGTTGTGATAACAGTCTAGCTACTACAGTGACAGTGTACTAACCTACTTACAACTTCCTGAATGCatttactttgactttgtttttttattaggaTTAGTATGAGTATTTTAGTAATAGCATCATGTATATTATAGTTGTCATAGTGTACTTAAGCTTGCATTCTCTTACATATGGAAGTCAAAATAGGCCTGtagttagtttagttagtttttttgttggttCATTTTcctgattattttttttctttcagattaATATTCATGGAAAGATCCGAGAGGTCTTAGCAGAGACTGTGAGAGAGGATTCTGGTATTACAAATCAGCCTCTTTCAGAGAAAGACTTCCTCCATGCTTTACAACGCCGGGGCATCATAGACAGTGTCATGAAAGATCTGCATTTTACACAGGTGACCTAACAATTTGAAGCCAGGAATTGATATTTATCATTAGCATGATGTAAATGTATCTAAATTTTCATTGCTTGTTGTTATAGCAAAGAGCAGCAGAGGTAGAAACACAGTCTCCATCAAGACCTGCTACACATTTCATTGATAAAGATGAGATgcagttaagtaaaagtaagtcaTTTTAATTAACTAGCATTGGTGCTACTTCAGTTATGATTTTAGTGTTATACATTATTCAAGTGTAGTACTGAGCAACTcccttttatgtttttgtctttgctcttgtttctattttctttctttgtttgaaACAAACAATCTGATAAAGTAACCTGATGaacttgttttttaaattttttttattttatagctAACATCGATCCATGCAGACGATACCTTTATCTCCAGATACAAGGCGGCAAGGCTTTTCTGGAGCATCTTCAGGAGCCAGAGCCACTACCTGGTCAGGTGTGCTCCACATTTACGTTGTACCTGCATTTCCGCAATCAGAGGTTTCGCTCTAAACCAGTGCCCTGTGCCTGTGAACCTGACATAAAGGAAGGCTTCCTCCTAGAGGTCCACAAAGATGACCTGGGTAAGATTCAGCATTCATACTGTAGTTAGAAAAAGCTGTGTAGGTCAAGAGTGAGAAAATGAGCATTGGAGAtctattgttgtattgtgtaaatgatacattttgtatttgtaggaGAAGGCAGTAGAATGGCAGATGCCACAACAATGCTATCTATCTGTGACCCTGTTCATTTGGTGCTAATAAAGACCGATACGTCCAGTGAAACCGTTCTGGTTTCATCACATTTTCTTGACTGGAGGACTGTTCTCAGTTCAACCATCAGCAAAACTTGCATTGCTGTGGAGTTGATGGGTGTTGGTAAGAACGTAATACAAttatcatttattcaattgcttTAGTTTATTCAATTAGTTTAGATTTAGATCATTTACAGGTTAGAACACTTTACCTTAAAGAAAAATTATTCTACAGTGCTTCCTTTCAACCTATAGATACTGGAGGACAAGTAAGAGGACatgcaaatgtattattatcatgTTTGTTATCTTAGGTCAATCCAGTAATCCTATCCACCATGACTAACATTTACTGCGATATTCTTTTGCGTCTTTGAGAAATTGCACTGACATATATTACTATATATATTAAGTTTGTTTGAATCAGCCTTGAAAAGCATTTTCTAGCACCTtcaaagcagatttttttctccTCAATCCAAATGCAATAGCTCTTTGAAACTTTATCTGTTGCAGTGTATAAGTGGATATTTGTTACTTGAATAACCAACTAACTcactttttgtgtgtttttcaggaaGTGAATGTAAAGTCCCAGCTGGTATTTTGACTGTGAGCCTGGAGCTCTACCCTCCTCTGACAGAGACAATCAGCCCTGACATAATCTCCACACAGGTCAGTCAGATGGATGTGACATTGGGTTATTATGCAATATATAGTATtagatattattttttttcatattcagATTAATGTTTGAATATGAAAActatacatatacaatttataTTGACACTTTTGCTTGCTCCATTTAGCAATCACTTGAAAGACAGAGGAATgcagaaaaagagagactgTTTTTAGTTTATGCAAAGCAGTGGTGGAGAGAGTTTCTGGAGATACGTCCCACACACCAATCCAAAATGGTCAAGATCTTTGCACAGGTTTGGCTCCtcacctttaaaatgtgttgtgtgttttttgtggctCCAATACAGATGCCTTATTTTTGTCCCtaattgaccttattccgccctGGCCATTTTTGCCCCTAAATGCTACTAAGCCGTGCTGTcattgtggtggcacttctggttaaacGGGTATCTGAGAAAAGTTTAGCtgctaaaatatgacataaagtaCGTTGATTTGCgtaaaatgttcatgttcacCAACAATTCAACAATTGATTCTCTGTGAgcctttaaaatgtctttgtagtccatatagaacttatttgctgtcaagatcagcagcctcATGCGAAGTAATACAACTCGAATGATGATGGTGGCTACCATGGCAACTCCCTCAATAAAGTGAATAGAAGCTTGGAAAAATGAATCATTAACTGTTAAGAATTTGGAAGACAGTTGTAAGAATTGAGTTCAGTCATCTTTTATTGTCAGTAATATGGTTTTTGAGAGGTCTACAGCAAACCCTCtgccagtaaaaacatgtggagGAGAGTTCTGAGTTtagattatttttgtgttaattgaCAGTTATTGAAAGTCATGAAATGAatattgaaatacatttttatgtgtttgaataaaaaaaaaaactaaatctaagTGTTATTATGGTTAATTACATCTAAACTAAAATGTCAGAATCATGTCAGAGTCATagtttgatgtatttttaaaactgcattttacccCTAAGTGAAATTACTGTCTCTGTAGGACGAGAATTGTGTAAATAGACCAGTGTGTTCTTATGTGCGAGTGCTCCGAGCGGGACGTCTCCTGGAGAGCCCCAGACAGGCGGCCCGCTTTGTCAGCCTGCTGGCTCACGAAAAGGCCCCTGTCGTGGGGAGTGGAGCAGGCAAGCACGAACAGTGGTGCACACTTCTGGCCTTTCTCTGTCGAGGCAAGGTAAGAACAAAGTGAACAGCTTTTGACAATACTGTAGTGTTTTTGTAGTATCTAATCTAATTTGATGCAGTTAAGtaaaagcgctttgagtgccttgaaggtggaaaaacactatataaatatgtaaccAAATATGTGACTTTACTAATATACAAATCTACTGTACTGCACCCACATCTAGTGTATGCTACAAAAAAGGTGTTTTTGACATTTGCGAAAttgctttaaaaaatgtatgtaaatcaaaattttaactcaGCCCTACTGACCACATCAGTTGAGgctgggtttagttctggtttagtccttgattagtcTGATTAGTTTTTTACGACATCCTGGTCAATGTCAGTGTAAGACTggatttagttcttgtttagatttaggcaAATTTTAACTCCTATTAGTTTACAATAGTTGCTCTGAAATGCTATCTGAGAATTAGAAAAATATGCACTACTATTCGTCACTTATAGgacattttttcacaataaacctttatttgtttCTTCCTTTTGAATTCTTTCTTTCAACTATACACCTGACTGACTGTTGCATTTTCATCTCTTGACTACAGTAGATAGAGAATTTCCCAGACCACCACCTCCTCTGAATAAATGTTCTTTTCCCTGCCTCGTGCCCATAtaacaggagagacagacacaacACGGCTCTCTCGCAAAGTGGCCCTTGTCAGTTGTGATTTATGACTTTCATTCCGGGGAAAATTAATTTAGCCTCATCAGTCCGCCAGCCTGCTCCAACGCGGCGGCCATTTTAGCACTTCTGGGGAACATCTATCATTCTGACTTGCCAGAATAGCTTCAGCCAGCACACAACTGCACTAGTCCATCCCCGTACTGCTCGTCAAGGGGCTCTTTACTGGAAAGAAGTTGTGCGAATGAAATAGAAGGTGCTTACTGTCATGGGCAATCTGATGACGCTGGCGGATTTCCTGTGCTGCTGCAGTAGTGGACTTTCTTGTGTGGCAAATACTTCCCAGAAAGGCTAATACAAGAACAGGAGCAGATACTGTGAGGAAACTgatttaaaagtgaaatatagGAAATAGGTCTCAAGGAAGCGTTGTCTTGTACTATataaaaaatgacttaaagtgTTGGCACTGGCTTTTCCTAGCTGCTTTTTAGTCTTAATAcgatttttattgtattttacattcTCTAGCTTCTATGCCTATTTTAGTCCACAGTTTCAGCATGGAAAgattatgtgatttttaaattgattttgtCTGTACATTTATGGTAtggtatgatttatttatttttgaaaagctATTTTTGAccagtaaaaaagtaaaaaaaagtcattgCACTTTAAAATTTTAGCCTGTGTACTGGGGTGACCTAAGCAGCTTCAGTGCCaaatgttttgttaaataaattctGGTTTGCTGTTTTTTTCAAAGGGTGACTGTGAGGACCATGCCACTCTCCTCTGCAGCCTGCTCCTGGGATTTGGACAGGAtgcttatgtgtgtgtgggaaCCAAGACCAAAGGAGTACCCCACACGTGGGTCCTGACCAGAGGCACTGATGGGAGCGTCACGTTTTGGGAGAGCCTCACTGCTCACAGGTGAGAAAGGATTACAACCTTTGTAAACTCTCCACGCTATTGACAGTTCTTGGTATCTCATGTTTTCATAGAAAGCATATCATCACTAAACTAAAGCCTAACATGCAAATTTatctgcttgtgtgtgtgtgtgtgtgtgttttctttgtctttcatTACACAAGCAGTCTATGTATTTGTCAGAGCAGGGCATATGTCATCATTATCAATGGCTTTCTGTGAAATTGCTGGATGAAACTATCTCATTCATTTGGCAATTTTCTGTATCCAGATTTCTAGAAAACATCTTTCCTTTTAGCATTGGATTTAATTGGGCTCattagattttacattttaattcacgttgcaaattataaacatgtgcaccaacaagtcagaAGTCAGAAGAGGACACTGACATATTCAAATGTAAcctaatgcaagaatcacacGCATTCAACATGTTTGTTGATGGAGTTTTTGGCTTAGGTAAAAAGACTGCTACAGCTGAAATAttgaaatgataaatattttgaTGCAGATACCTTCATCAGGCCATAGACCCAGATGCCCCGCCTCTGGTGCAGCAGCCCAAACCCTCTCACCCCTATCGCACTGTGGGCTGTGTCTTCAACCACCAGAGTTTTTTAGCAAACTGTCAGCCCTCAGATGCTGTGGAGCTGTGCGTCTTTGACTTTCAGGTACAAAATGTCCTTGttcttgggggaaaaaaaacataaggcAGTGGTAGTTGAGCTAGGTTGATGTTTTCCCAGTGACCATAAGAATAATCTATTGCACTGCCCACTTATTGTTCTGCTTAAAGTGGGGGTATTATGCACATGTACTTTTTGgatgctttctaccatgttataaccttggtctctcatcaaaaacatgtctgaagttgttttatatgtcatccttacatgtttgagtaattttgcgaTGTCTCACGTGCCCTATTTTAACCCTCTTTACGATTAgtagtaagattctgtccaaagctactcacaagcctatgtcacacATTTTCCGTacggccatttttcataaatatacaagagccAGAATCggtatacaaaacaatacactacaacttcacaaacctgacgtgatgtACAGTAGTTCCATTGACCCTCTGAAGAAtgacaataaaaggtaaaatggtgatctaaatatgtaatgtgttagcaatgaataccccacagaagtgtaataccccccaTTTAACCAACCTATGTTTTAGTGACATGACAAACA is part of the Periophthalmus magnuspinnatus isolate fPerMag1 chromosome 16, fPerMag1.2.pri, whole genome shotgun sequence genome and harbors:
- the ptpn2a gene encoding tyrosine-protein phosphatase non-receptor type 2a, with translation MEQEFEEIDSSGGWHNLYNEIRNQASEYPYKVAKFPVNRNLNRYRDVSPYDHSRVKLESSENDYINASLIMMEEAQRAYILSQGPLRNTCGHFWLMIWEQCTKAVIMLNRIIEKGTEKCAQYWPTPKDREMPFPDTGFVVHLISEEVQSCYTIRVLELQNTKTGESREIYHFHYTSWPDFGVPESPGSFLDFLFRVRQSGSLGPQHGPSVVHCSAGIGRSGTFALVDTCLVLMDKRQDPSSVDIQKVLLDMREYRMGLIQTADQLRFSYMAVIEGAKIILPNTFTLKEKLISTNDLEPDFSPPPPPPRPHHTFKDSKSNGQPRTCVEPQKNQRGSDTEGEPARQDNSITDNSGHLRKRQREERIAGTAQKIQQMKQRLTDSEKKKESWAYWRPILLNVGAGAAVALGLLVCWIYSQ
- the cep76 gene encoding centrosomal protein of 76 kDa isoform X1, which gives rise to MSLPPEKAPELKQIIHNHLMKINIHGKIREVLAETVREDSGITNQPLSEKDFLHALQRRGIIDSVMKDLHFTQQRAAEVETQSPSRPATHFIDKDEMQLSKTNIDPCRRYLYLQIQGGKAFLEHLQEPEPLPGQVCSTFTLYLHFRNQRFRSKPVPCACEPDIKEGFLLEVHKDDLGEGSRMADATTMLSICDPVHLVLIKTDTSSETVLVSSHFLDWRTVLSSTISKTCIAVELMGVGSECKVPAGILTVSLELYPPLTETISPDIISTQQSLERQRNAEKERLFLVYAKQWWREFLEIRPTHQSKMVKIFAQDENCVNRPVCSYVRVLRAGRLLESPRQAARFVSLLAHEKAPVVGSGAGKHEQWCTLLAFLCRGKGDCEDHATLLCSLLLGFGQDAYVCVGTKTKGVPHTWVLTRGTDGSVTFWESLTAHRYLHQAIDPDAPPLVQQPKPSHPYRTVGCVFNHQSFLANCQPSDAVELCVFDFQNQSRWKAMSEEALKSVCFPGSSTSLPPVPPLTAPTLDSAVVSNQLELEMRYLISEHRKDLDLATVWDDHLSYLLSSALSAYELERCTGVSCGNEEFQDAVRRAVPDGHTFKGFPIHFLHRNARRAFATSLRSPFCDEIICCRGDHVRLAVRVRVFVYPENACAVWIMFACKYRSVL
- the cep76 gene encoding centrosomal protein of 76 kDa isoform X2, whose translation is MSLPPEKAPELKQIIHNHLMKINIHGKIREVLAETVREDSGITNQPLSEKDFLHALQRRGIIDSVMKDLHFTQQRAAEVETQSPSRPATHFIDKDEMQLSKTNIDPCRRYLYLQIQGGKAFLEHLQEPEPLPGQVCSTFTLYLHFRNQRFRSKPVPCACEPDIKEGFLLEVHKDDLGSECKVPAGILTVSLELYPPLTETISPDIISTQQSLERQRNAEKERLFLVYAKQWWREFLEIRPTHQSKMVKIFAQDENCVNRPVCSYVRVLRAGRLLESPRQAARFVSLLAHEKAPVVGSGAGKHEQWCTLLAFLCRGKGDCEDHATLLCSLLLGFGQDAYVCVGTKTKGVPHTWVLTRGTDGSVTFWESLTAHRYLHQAIDPDAPPLVQQPKPSHPYRTVGCVFNHQSFLANCQPSDAVELCVFDFQNQSRWKAMSEEALKSVCFPGSSTSLPPVPPLTAPTLDSAVVSNQLELEMRYLISEHRKDLDLATVWDDHLSYLLSSALSAYELERCTGVSCGNEEFQDAVRRAVPDGHTFKGFPIHFLHRNARRAFATSLRSPFCDEIICCRGDHVRLAVRVRVFVYPENACAVWIMFACKYRSVL